A DNA window from Microcystis aeruginosa NIES-843 contains the following coding sequences:
- a CDS encoding Uma2 family endonuclease produces the protein MTFIPAIDPDIEYPDSDGKPMADNTEQYEWIVKIKENLEILFANSPNVFIAGDLLWYPVQDKKITGPVAPDVMVVFGRPKGRRGSYKQWQEDNIAPQVVFEILSPSNSLEEMERKLLFYQRYGVEEYYLYDPDSHNFQGWLRREGLLSSIPEIKGWVSPRLNIRFELREDELEIYSLDGQKFLSSIELSQKAERLAEYIRSLGINPETL, from the coding sequence ATGACCTTTATACCAGCTATTGATCCAGATATTGAATACCCCGATAGTGACGGTAAACCCATGGCCGATAATACCGAACAATACGAATGGATCGTGAAGATTAAAGAAAACCTTGAGATTCTCTTTGCTAATTCTCCTAACGTTTTTATTGCGGGGGATTTGCTCTGGTATCCCGTCCAAGATAAGAAAATTACCGGACCGGTTGCTCCCGATGTTATGGTAGTATTTGGTCGTCCGAAAGGAAGAAGGGGTTCCTATAAACAATGGCAAGAAGATAACATCGCTCCTCAAGTGGTCTTTGAAATTCTCTCCCCTTCTAATAGTTTAGAAGAAATGGAGCGAAAACTACTCTTTTATCAACGTTATGGAGTGGAAGAATACTATCTCTATGATCCGGATTCTCATAATTTTCAAGGATGGTTGAGACGGGAAGGACTATTAAGTTCTATACCTGAGATTAAGGGATGGGTTAGTCCTCGGTTAAATATCCGATTTGAATTGAGAGAAGATGAGTTAGAAATTTATAGTTTAGATGGTCAGAAATTTTTAAGTTCTATCGAGTTATCCCAAAAAGCTGAACGTTTAGCTGAATATATCCGTTCTCTGGGAATTAATCCCGAGACTTTATGA
- a CDS encoding PDGLE domain-containing protein, giving the protein MNIRRNSQFFLIGLVCSLIIAVFLSPFASPDPDGLDRVAEDLQFSKKEDPNALGSQLPFARIFDGYALKGVPEGVATPLAGFLGTLATFGIAWGIGKLVIAKSQNQE; this is encoded by the coding sequence ATGAATATTCGCAGAAATAGCCAATTTTTTCTGATTGGCCTAGTATGTTCCCTAATTATCGCCGTTTTTCTTTCTCCCTTTGCCAGTCCCGATCCCGACGGACTCGATCGAGTGGCGGAAGACTTGCAATTTAGCAAAAAAGAAGACCCTAACGCCCTAGGTAGTCAATTACCTTTCGCCCGAATTTTTGATGGTTATGCCCTCAAAGGTGTTCCCGAAGGTGTCGCCACTCCCCTCGCCGGTTTTCTGGGAACTCTTGCCACTTTCGGCATCGCTTGGGGTATCGGTAAATTAGTGATTGCAAAATCCCAAAATCAGGAGTAA
- a CDS encoding zinc metalloprotease HtpX — MNQLKTVALLGLLAGLLVAIGYALAGQGGALIGLVIAAITNIGSWYFSDRIALAAYQAQPVSRQQAPELYQMVENLSRQANIPTPQLYIVPTPAANAFATGRDPEHAAVAVTEGILNLLPADELEAVIAHELTHVRNRDTLTQAVAATVAGAISYLARMLSYGFLFAGNSRHRQGGNLIGLLLTIFLAPLAATVIQMAISRTREFEADAGSARLTENPEALARALTRLELIGRQMPLNANPAFEPLLISSPFSGQFLANLFATHPSTEARIENLRRIQQELLT, encoded by the coding sequence ATGAATCAGCTTAAAACTGTTGCTTTATTGGGTTTACTAGCCGGTTTACTTGTCGCTATTGGCTACGCGCTCGCTGGTCAGGGCGGTGCTTTAATTGGTTTAGTAATCGCCGCCATTACTAATATCGGTTCTTGGTACTTCTCCGATCGCATTGCTCTGGCCGCTTACCAAGCCCAACCAGTCAGCCGCCAACAAGCCCCCGAACTCTACCAAATGGTGGAAAATCTCTCTCGTCAAGCCAATATTCCCACGCCGCAACTTTATATCGTCCCCACCCCCGCCGCTAATGCTTTCGCCACCGGCAGAGATCCCGAACACGCCGCCGTCGCCGTTACCGAGGGCATTTTAAACCTGCTGCCCGCCGACGAATTAGAAGCAGTTATCGCCCACGAATTAACTCATGTGCGTAACCGGGATACCTTAACCCAAGCTGTTGCGGCCACCGTTGCCGGGGCGATTTCCTACCTCGCCAGAATGCTGAGTTATGGTTTCCTGTTTGCTGGCAATTCTCGCCATCGTCAAGGGGGCAATCTCATCGGTTTACTACTTACCATCTTTCTCGCCCCCCTTGCCGCCACTGTGATTCAGATGGCTATCTCTCGTACCAGAGAATTCGAGGCTGATGCTGGTTCCGCTCGCTTGACCGAGAATCCCGAAGCTTTAGCCCGGGCTTTAACCCGTTTAGAATTGATCGGTCGTCAAATGCCCTTAAATGCCAATCCTGCCTTTGAACCGCTGTTAATTAGCAGTCCTTTTTCGGGGCAGTTTCTGGCTAATTTATTCGCTACTCACCCATCCACCGAGGCAAGAATCGAAAATCTCCGTCGCATTCAACAGGAATTATTAACCTGA
- a CDS encoding DUF4926 domain-containing protein, producing MKLLDVVALLEDLPQLGLYRGQVGTIVEVYEPNVFEVEFSDTSGLAYAIEILQENQLMLLHHSPLESPKLTAK from the coding sequence ATGAAACTCTTAGATGTGGTTGCTTTATTAGAAGACTTACCCCAATTGGGATTATATCGCGGGCAAGTGGGAACAATTGTAGAAGTCTATGAGCCAAATGTTTTTGAAGTTGAATTTAGCGATACTTCTGGCCTTGCTTATGCTATCGAAATCTTACAAGAAAATCAATTAATGTTATTACATCATTCTCCCTTAGAATCCCCAAAATTAACCGCTAAGTAG
- a CDS encoding energy-coupling factor ABC transporter ATP-binding protein, with amino-acid sequence MHHNPIFIENLVYTYPDGTEALKGINLAIEATEKVALVGANGSGKSTLLLHFNGILPPQTGKITVGPYQVKPENLENIRNFVGLVFQNPDDQLFMPTVWEDVTFGPMNQGIRGEDLKHRCHHALHAVGLDSQHYGKRNSQNLSGGEKKRVAIAGVLAMLPQVLVFDEPSAQLDPRSRRQLIQLLATLPQTQVIATHDLDLALELCDRTVVLSRGQVVGEGETAKILSNREFLEEHDLETPLCYSRPYCAIADAPSQVSDQLSVISDQM; translated from the coding sequence ATGCACCACAACCCGATTTTTATTGAAAACCTAGTTTATACCTATCCTGACGGCACAGAAGCGTTAAAAGGTATTAATTTAGCCATTGAAGCTACGGAAAAGGTAGCTTTGGTCGGGGCAAATGGATCGGGAAAATCCACCTTATTACTGCATTTTAACGGTATTCTCCCGCCGCAAACGGGTAAAATCACCGTCGGTCCCTACCAAGTTAAACCGGAGAATTTAGAAAATATCCGCAATTTTGTCGGTTTAGTCTTCCAAAACCCCGACGATCAGCTATTTATGCCCACTGTCTGGGAAGATGTGACTTTTGGACCGATGAATCAGGGAATTCGGGGAGAGGATTTAAAACATCGCTGTCATCATGCTTTACACGCGGTGGGATTGGATTCCCAGCATTACGGTAAGAGAAACAGTCAGAATCTATCGGGGGGTGAAAAAAAACGCGTGGCGATTGCGGGGGTTTTAGCCATGTTGCCCCAGGTCTTAGTTTTTGATGAACCTAGCGCCCAACTGGATCCCCGATCCCGTCGGCAATTAATACAACTATTGGCCACTTTACCCCAAACTCAAGTGATCGCCACCCACGATCTCGATCTGGCTTTAGAACTATGCGATCGCACGGTGGTGTTAAGTCGTGGTCAGGTGGTGGGAGAGGGAGAAACCGCTAAGATTTTAAGTAATCGGGAATTTTTGGAAGAACACGACCTCGAAACACCCCTTTGTTATAGTCGTCCCTACTGTGCGATCGCTGATGCGCCCTCACAAGTCAGTGATCAGTTATCAGTTATCAGTGATCAGATGTGA
- a CDS encoding deoxycytidylate deaminase, with protein MINSEEKRPTWDEYFLMIAKLAATRSTCLAFPVGAVIVKDRQVLATGYNGSPSGTVHCTAQGFCYPGLGTCRESGEIPSRAIHAEANAIAQAAKHGISTQGASIYVTLEPCISCLKLIISSGIKEVFYEADFNSGTKAMLRDSFLETGIIKYKKIYLSEEMASHAALFLLNPILIDLR; from the coding sequence GTGATCAACTCTGAAGAAAAAAGACCGACTTGGGACGAATATTTTTTAATGATCGCTAAATTAGCCGCCACCAGATCCACCTGTTTAGCTTTTCCCGTCGGTGCGGTAATTGTCAAAGATCGGCAGGTTTTAGCCACGGGGTACAATGGTTCCCCATCAGGAACGGTTCATTGTACTGCCCAGGGTTTTTGTTATCCCGGTTTGGGAACCTGTCGAGAATCCGGAGAAATTCCCTCTCGGGCAATTCATGCCGAAGCTAATGCGATCGCTCAAGCGGCCAAACACGGTATTTCTACCCAAGGGGCTAGTATTTACGTTACTTTAGAACCCTGTATTTCCTGCTTAAAACTAATTATTTCTTCGGGAATTAAAGAAGTTTTTTACGAAGCGGATTTTAATAGTGGGACAAAAGCAATGTTAAGGGATTCTTTTCTGGAAACGGGGATTATTAAATATAAAAAGATTTATTTATCAGAAGAAATGGCTAGTCATGCGGCCTTATTTTTATTAAATCCCATTTTGATCGATCTCAGGTAG
- a CDS encoding Uma2 family endonuclease, with protein MTFTPAIDPDIEYPDSDGKPMADNTEQYEWIVKIKENLEILFANSPNVFIAGDLLWYPVQDKKITGPVAPDVMVVFGRPKGRRGSYKQWQEDNIAPQVVFEILSPSNSLEEMERKLLFYQRYGVEEYYLYDPDSHNFQGWLRQEGLLSSIPEIKGWVSPRLNIRFELRGDELEIYSLDGQKFLTSIELSERLEQERLKAEQASLQLEQERLKAEQASLQLEQERLKAEQASLQLEQERLKAERLAEYIRSLGINPETL; from the coding sequence ATGACCTTTACACCAGCTATTGATCCGGATATTGAATACCCCGATAGTGACGGTAAACCCATGGCCGATAATACCGAACAATACGAATGGATCGTGAAAATTAAAGAAAATCTTGAGATTCTCTTTGCTAATTCTCCTAACGTTTTTATTGCGGGAGATCTCCTCTGGTATCCCGTCCAAGATAAAAAAATTACCGGACCAGTTGCTCCCGATGTTATGGTAGTATTTGGTCGTCCGAAAGGAAGAAGGGGTTCCTATAAACAATGGCAAGAAGATAACATCGCTCCTCAAGTGGTCTTTGAAATTCTCTCCCCTTCTAATAGTTTAGAAGAAATGGAGCGAAAACTCCTCTTTTATCAACGTTATGGAGTGGAAGAATACTATCTCTATGATCCGGATTCTCATAATTTTCAAGGATGGTTGAGACAGGAAGGACTATTAAGTTCTATACCTGAGATTAAGGGATGGGTTAGTCCCCGGTTAAATATCCGATTTGAATTGAGAGGAGATGAGTTAGAAATTTATAGTTTAGATGGTCAGAAATTTTTGACTTCTATTGAGTTATCTGAAAGGTTAGAACAAGAGCGTCTTAAAGCTGAACAAGCAAGTTTACAATTAGAACAGGAGCGTCTTAAAGCTGAACAAGCAAGTTTACAATTAGAACAGGAGCGTCTTAAAGCTGAACAAGCAAGTTTACAATTAGAACAGGAGCGTCTTAAAGCTGAACGTTTAGCTGAATATATCCGTTCTCTGGGAATTAATCCCGAGACTTTATGA
- a CDS encoding DUF29 domain-containing protein produces MMTALYEEDFVLWTEKTAELLKRKEFDRVDWENLIEEVECMGKSERQAITSLLTVLIEHLLKLSYWESEKERNARHWIVEIAAFRAQLEQKIDSATLVNHARDSWDKAYVTARKSLINARIVDKNAIPLESIFTLEQVLDGDWFPIDIEPFLETRP; encoded by the coding sequence ATGATGACCGCTCTCTACGAGGAAGATTTTGTTCTCTGGACGGAAAAAACCGCCGAACTGTTAAAGCGAAAAGAGTTTGACCGGGTGGACTGGGAAAACCTGATCGAGGAAGTGGAGTGCATGGGAAAAAGCGAGAGACAGGCAATAACGAGTTTATTAACCGTTTTAATCGAACACTTACTCAAACTATCCTATTGGGAATCGGAAAAAGAACGGAATGCCCGTCACTGGATAGTGGAGATCGCGGCTTTCCGAGCGCAATTAGAACAAAAAATAGATAGTGCCACCCTCGTCAACCATGCCCGCGATTCTTGGGACAAAGCCTATGTAACCGCCAGAAAATCCCTGATTAATGCGCGTATAGTCGATAAAAATGCGATTCCCCTAGAGTCTATATTCACCCTCGAACAGGTATTAGACGGGGATTGGTTCCCCATCGATATCGAACCTTTTCTGGAAACCCGCCCATAA
- a CDS encoding DUF6883 domain-containing protein: MASIFVLPILRMSDLLAFVLSSMQETDNKSQNCASDISIYSGKLSTDFLQKWEYGQKYIIDFPLNHQNKTAIIPSVWIIRNAEKFPRLVTCYVL, translated from the coding sequence ATGGCCTCGATTTTCGTGCTACCTATCCTAAGAATGTCAGACTTGCTGGCTTTTGTCCTCTCTTCTATGCAAGAAACCGATAATAAATCTCAAAATTGTGCATCGGACATCAGTATTTACTCAGGCAAGCTATCCACAGACTTCTTGCAGAAGTGGGAATATGGACAAAAGTATATTATTGACTTTCCCCTGAATCATCAAAACAAAACGGCTATTATTCCCAGTGTTTGGATAATCAGAAATGCTGAAAAATTTCCCCGTTTAGTTACTTGTTATGTACTTTAA
- a CDS encoding Uma2 family endonuclease — translation MTFTPAIDPDIEYPDSDGKPMADNTEQYEWIVKIKENLEILFANSPNVFIAGDLLWYPVQDKKITGPVAPDVMVVFGRPKGRRGSYKQWQEDNIAPQVVFEILSPSNSLEEMERKLLFYQRYGVEEYYLYDPDYHNFQGWLRQKGLLSSIPEIKGWVSPRLNIRFELREDELEIYSLDGQKFLTSIELSQRLEQERLKAEQASLQLEQERLKAERLAEYIRYLGIDPDTL, via the coding sequence ATGACCTTTACACCAGCTATTGATCCAGATATTGAATACCCCGATAGTGACGGTAAACCCATGGCCGATAATACCGAACAATACGAATGGATCGTGAAAATTAAAGAAAATCTTGAGATTCTCTTTGCTAATTCTCCTAACGTTTTTATTGCGGGAGATCTCCTCTGGTATCCCGTCCAAGATAAAAAAATTACCGGACCAGTTGCTCCCGATGTTATGGTAGTATTTGGTCGTCCGAAAGGAAGAAGGGGTTCCTATAAACAATGGCAAGAAGATAACATCGCTCCTCAAGTGGTCTTTGAAATTCTCTCCCCTTCTAATAGTTTAGAAGAAATGGAGCGAAAACTCCTCTTTTATCAACGTTATGGAGTGGAAGAATACTATCTCTATGATCCCGATTATCATAATTTTCAAGGATGGTTGAGACAGAAAGGACTATTAAGTTCTATACCTGAGATTAAGGGATGGGTTAGTCCTCGGTTAAATATCCGATTTGAATTGAGAGAAGATGAGTTAGAAATTTATAGTTTAGATGGTCAGAAATTTTTGACTTCTATCGAATTATCTCAAAGGTTAGAACAAGAGCGTCTTAAAGCTGAACAAGCAAGTTTACAATTAGAACAAGAGCGTCTTAAAGCTGAACGTTTAGCTGAATATATCCGTTATCTGGGAATTGATCCCGATACTTTATAA
- a CDS encoding energy-coupling factor ABC transporter permease, producing MSVNFLGVGLFHPLLTPYLALHIPDGFLSPPVSLFTWIIAVVLIGFSLKKVRGHYAERAVPLMGVCAAFIFAAQMINFPIPGGTSGHLLGGTLAGVLLGPWAGSLVMAVVFIVQALFFQDGGLTVLGANIVNMGLIGTFGGYYLYLGIRKALGFSSWRGMAIAVALAAWTSVVVAALVCALQLALSGTVPPLVALFAMLSWHILIGIGEAVITVFAVGYIWRTRPDLLYDPPHSVNTSVPPAYASRQ from the coding sequence ATGTCTGTTAATTTTCTGGGAGTTGGTTTGTTTCACCCTCTCCTTACCCCTTATCTCGCCCTCCATATTCCTGACGGCTTTTTGAGTCCACCGGTGAGTCTATTTACTTGGATAATTGCCGTCGTCCTGATTGGCTTTTCTCTCAAAAAAGTGCGCGGTCACTACGCTGAACGGGCTGTACCTTTGATGGGAGTTTGTGCCGCCTTTATTTTTGCCGCCCAGATGATTAATTTTCCCATTCCGGGGGGAACCTCCGGACATTTATTAGGGGGGACTCTTGCGGGGGTTTTACTCGGTCCCTGGGCGGGTTCTTTGGTGATGGCGGTGGTTTTTATCGTTCAAGCTTTATTTTTTCAAGATGGCGGTTTAACGGTTTTAGGGGCGAATATCGTCAATATGGGTTTGATCGGGACGTTTGGCGGTTATTATCTCTATCTAGGGATTAGGAAAGCCCTCGGTTTTTCCAGTTGGCGCGGTATGGCGATCGCTGTTGCCCTGGCCGCTTGGACAAGTGTGGTGGTGGCAGCGTTGGTTTGCGCGCTGCAATTGGCTTTATCGGGGACTGTACCGCCTTTAGTCGCCCTTTTTGCCATGTTATCTTGGCATATCCTCATCGGCATCGGGGAAGCGGTGATTACCGTTTTCGCTGTCGGTTATATCTGGCGAACCCGTCCCGATCTTCTCTACGATCCGCCCCATTCCGTTAATACTTCTGTTCCCCCTGCCTACGCTTCTCGTCAATAG
- a CDS encoding Uma2 family endonuclease: MTFTPAIDPDIEYPDSDGKPMADNTEQYEWIVKIKENLEILFADSPNVFIAGDLLWYPVQDKKITGPVAPDVMVVFGRPKGRRGSYKQWQEDNIAPQVVFEILSPSNSLEEMERKLLFYQRYGVEEYYLYDPDSHNFQGWLRREGLLSSIPEIKGWVSPRLNIRFELREDELEIYSLDGQKFLSSIELSQKAEQARLQLEQERLKAEQASLQLEQASLQLEQERLKAERLAEYIRSLGIDPETL, from the coding sequence ATGACCTTTACACCAGCTATTGATCCGGATATTGAATACCCCGATAGTGACGGTAAACCCATGGCCGATAATACCGAACAATACGAATGGATCGTGAAAATCAAAGAAAACCTTGAGATTCTCTTTGCTGATTCTCCTAACGTTTTTATTGCGGGGGATTTGCTCTGGTATCCCGTCCAAGATAAGAAAATTACTGGACCGGTTGCTCCCGATGTTATGGTGGTATTTGGTCGTCCGAAAGGAAGAAGGGGTTCCTATAAACAATGGCAAGAAGATAACATCGCTCCTCAAGTGGTCTTTGAAATTCTCTCCCCTTCTAATAGTTTAGAAGAAATGGAGCGAAAACTACTCTTTTATCAACGTTATGGAGTGGAAGAATACTATCTCTATGATCCGGATTCTCATAATTTTCAAGGATGGTTGAGACGGGAAGGACTATTAAGTTCTATACCTGAGATTAAGGGATGGGTTAGTCCTCGGTTAAATATCCGATTTGAATTGAGAGAAGATGAGTTAGAAATTTATAGTTTAGATGGTCAGAAATTTTTAAGTTCTATCGAGTTATCCCAAAAAGCTGAACAAGCAAGGTTACAATTGGAACAAGAACGTCTTAAAGCTGAACAAGCAAGTTTACAATTAGAACAAGCAAGTTTACAATTAGAACAGGAGCGTCTTAAAGCTGAACGTTTAGCTGAATATATCCGTTCTCTGGGAATTGATCCCGAGACTTTATGA
- a CDS encoding HEAT repeat domain-containing protein — MQALLEKAQIALNKKDWETVNASIQRLLNQKDAIEPIINDEILDLALEALQKCDFQQRWEIAKLFPQIGQSAIAPLIALLESEEQDGEMRWFLARILSQFDDQACILALSQLLQRSEEEELRQMAAAALANIGSSAISSLGQLLSDSNRRFLAVQALSQIRRPEIIEPLLTVVKDQSSAIRSMAIEALSSFHHPQITAIILDALRDPAIAVRREAIKASSYLGTNYPQADLVNHLQPLLFDIHLDICQETAIALGRIGTATSAKALNPLLQSSLTPDSLKLTVVRALGWIEDGEALNYLEKALYSENVLICREIIAILGRQTSQKLRRQAGEILRNFYHSRPAILADTGVKQSLAIALGELDRDNKSILLTLAADGEAIVRLHALSALKKLDHGTI, encoded by the coding sequence ATGCAAGCTCTGCTAGAAAAAGCTCAGATAGCGTTGAATAAAAAGGACTGGGAGACAGTAAACGCCAGCATACAGCGACTTTTAAACCAAAAAGATGCGATTGAACCGATTATTAACGATGAAATCCTCGATTTAGCCCTAGAAGCTTTACAAAAATGTGATTTTCAACAGCGATGGGAGATAGCGAAACTATTTCCTCAAATCGGTCAATCGGCGATCGCTCCTTTAATTGCCCTGTTAGAATCCGAGGAACAAGATGGGGAAATGCGCTGGTTTCTGGCGAGAATTCTCAGTCAATTTGACGATCAAGCCTGTATTCTCGCTCTCAGTCAATTATTGCAAAGATCGGAGGAGGAGGAACTCAGGCAAATGGCTGCGGCCGCTTTAGCTAATATCGGTAGTTCTGCGATCTCTAGTTTAGGACAATTACTGTCCGACTCGAACAGGCGTTTTTTAGCCGTACAAGCTTTATCACAAATTCGCCGGCCAGAAATTATCGAACCGCTTTTAACTGTAGTTAAGGATCAATCTAGCGCCATTCGGTCCATGGCGATCGAAGCTTTAAGCAGTTTTCACCATCCCCAGATTACTGCGATTATCCTCGATGCTTTACGGGATCCAGCCATCGCTGTGCGACGGGAAGCAATTAAAGCTAGTAGTTACCTAGGGACGAATTATCCCCAAGCAGATTTAGTTAACCATCTGCAACCTCTGTTATTCGATATCCACCTCGATATCTGTCAAGAAACTGCGATCGCTCTCGGTCGTATCGGCACAGCAACCTCAGCCAAAGCTTTAAACCCACTGCTGCAATCTTCCTTAACTCCCGATAGTTTAAAATTAACTGTAGTGCGAGCATTAGGCTGGATCGAGGATGGGGAAGCTTTAAATTATCTAGAAAAGGCTTTATATAGCGAAAATGTCTTGATTTGTCGGGAAATTATCGCTATTCTCGGCCGGCAAACCTCCCAGAAATTACGCCGACAAGCAGGGGAAATTCTCCGTAATTTTTATCACTCCCGTCCGGCGATCCTCGCTGATACGGGAGTTAAACAGTCTCTAGCGATCGCTTTAGGAGAATTAGATCGGGACAATAAAAGTATTTTGCTGACTTTAGCAGCCGATGGGGAAGCAATCGTCCGTCTCCATGCTCTCAGCGCCCTGAAAAAGCTAGATCATGGGACTATATAG
- the cbiQ gene encoding cobalt ECF transporter T component CbiQ: MLHIATFSCENECQNFGFWQRLAPHTRVLVTLLLVFATALTPNGSWETWGIYGLGLIILILISRVAIPVLLQRVAIEFVFIGVVLLGTLFRDGGEILWSWGFLRITSEGLLVLGSVALKAFLCLCTVNILVLTTAIPDLLQALVTLKTPPLLVAILASMYRYLAVLIAEFNSMRRAAIARNLMSSPRWQRLLVGHMIGALFIRTYERGDRIYQAMLSRGYTGSLPSVQVPQSKLKDYLAIICIVILILWGQMVHLLR, encoded by the coding sequence ATGCTACATATTGCTACTTTTTCTTGCGAAAATGAGTGCCAAAATTTCGGTTTTTGGCAGAGACTCGCGCCCCATACCCGGGTTTTAGTTACTCTTTTGTTAGTTTTTGCCACAGCCTTAACGCCGAATGGTAGCTGGGAAACTTGGGGGATTTACGGATTAGGATTAATTATTTTAATTCTGATCAGTCGGGTGGCTATTCCCGTACTTTTACAAAGAGTAGCGATCGAATTTGTCTTTATCGGTGTGGTTTTATTGGGAACTCTTTTTCGTGATGGCGGCGAAATTCTTTGGTCTTGGGGATTTTTGCGGATAACTAGCGAGGGATTGCTAGTTTTAGGCAGTGTCGCCCTAAAAGCTTTTCTCTGTCTTTGTACGGTCAATATTCTGGTTTTAACGACAGCAATTCCCGACCTGTTGCAAGCATTAGTTACCCTGAAAACTCCCCCTTTATTGGTGGCAATTTTGGCTTCTATGTACCGTTATCTAGCTGTTTTGATCGCTGAATTTAATTCCATGCGAAGGGCAGCAATTGCGCGCAATTTAATGAGTAGTCCCCGATGGCAACGGCTGCTAGTGGGACACATGATCGGCGCTTTATTTATCCGTACCTACGAACGTGGCGATCGCATTTATCAAGCCATGTTATCGAGGGGTTACACCGGTTCCTTGCCCTCTGTACAGGTTCCCCAAAGCAAGCTGAAAGATTATCTCGCTATAATTTGCATAGTAATTCTGATCCTCTGGGGTCAAATGGTACATCTACTCAGGTAA